From the Oleiharenicola lentus genome, one window contains:
- a CDS encoding VF530 family DNA-binding protein, whose product MTTPHQSKDPLHGVTLEKILTELEAAYGWAELGRRVRIRCFNFEPSIGSSLKFLRRTPWARQEVEALYREHLSRRS is encoded by the coding sequence ATGACCACGCCCCACCAATCCAAGGACCCGCTGCACGGAGTCACCCTCGAGAAAATCCTCACGGAACTCGAAGCCGCCTACGGCTGGGCCGAACTGGGGCGGCGTGTGCGCATCCGCTGCTTCAATTTTGAGCCGAGCATCGGCTCCAGCCTGAAGTTCCTGCGCCGCACCCCCTGGGCGCGACAGGAGGTTGAGGCGCTCTATCGCGAGCACCTGAGCCGCCGGTCCTGA
- the hemG gene encoding protoporphyrinogen oxidase, giving the protein MSDATSTHVAIVGAGITGLTAAFHLARRGCRVTVFEKGPQPGGSIRSTAEEGWLYESGPNSLQYGKDIKQLVSDLGLESSVVPANPLAKRRFVVRGGKFVQVPSSPPAFLKTSLFGLRTKLSLPLEMFSRPRVRTTDLSLAELVRSHFTQELVDYAVNPLVAGIYAGDPEKLSVRHSFRMLWEAERSHGSLIRGMMAGAKARKAAGEGGIPPIVSFTGGLQTLTDTLAAKLPAGSLKLNAAVETLLPGQPHRLVWKQDGQTQSGEFDAVVLAAPAGALAQLTIGTLGERPLASLENIPHPPVSSLFLGYRRDQVAHPLDGFGGLVPAVERRNVLGILFSSTLFPNRAPDGHVALTVFIGGMRQPELARLTSSELLAKIDQDLRDLAGVSGAPVFLRHTFWPRAIPQYVLGYERWQEQFTALENRHARLFIGGNARDGISVPDCVKSGLRLAERALDK; this is encoded by the coding sequence ATGTCCGACGCAACTTCCACGCACGTTGCCATCGTCGGGGCCGGCATCACCGGCCTCACGGCGGCGTTCCACCTCGCCCGGCGCGGCTGCCGCGTCACCGTCTTCGAAAAGGGCCCCCAGCCCGGCGGTTCCATCCGCTCCACCGCCGAAGAGGGCTGGCTCTACGAGTCCGGCCCCAACTCCCTCCAATACGGCAAGGACATCAAGCAGCTGGTCTCAGACCTCGGATTGGAATCGTCCGTCGTGCCCGCCAACCCGCTCGCTAAGCGCCGTTTCGTCGTCCGCGGCGGCAAGTTCGTGCAGGTGCCATCCTCGCCGCCGGCCTTCCTCAAGACGTCGCTTTTCGGCCTGCGCACCAAGCTCTCGTTGCCGCTGGAAATGTTCAGCCGCCCGCGCGTGCGCACCACCGACCTCAGCCTCGCCGAACTCGTCCGCTCGCACTTCACGCAGGAACTCGTGGACTACGCGGTCAACCCGCTCGTCGCGGGCATCTACGCGGGCGATCCGGAGAAACTTTCGGTTCGCCATTCCTTCCGCATGCTCTGGGAGGCCGAACGCTCGCACGGCTCGCTGATCCGCGGCATGATGGCCGGCGCCAAGGCCCGCAAGGCCGCCGGCGAAGGCGGCATCCCGCCCATCGTTTCTTTCACCGGGGGGCTTCAGACGCTCACCGACACCCTCGCCGCGAAACTCCCGGCCGGCTCGCTCAAGCTCAACGCCGCGGTCGAAACCCTGCTCCCCGGCCAGCCGCACCGCCTCGTTTGGAAACAGGACGGCCAGACCCAGTCCGGCGAGTTCGACGCCGTCGTGCTGGCCGCGCCGGCCGGCGCGCTGGCCCAGCTCACTATCGGCACGCTCGGCGAGCGCCCGCTCGCTTCGCTGGAAAACATCCCCCACCCGCCCGTCAGTTCGCTGTTCCTCGGCTACCGTCGCGACCAGGTCGCACATCCGCTCGACGGCTTTGGCGGACTCGTGCCCGCGGTTGAGCGTCGCAACGTGCTGGGCATCCTGTTTTCCTCAACCCTCTTCCCCAACCGTGCCCCCGACGGCCACGTTGCGCTCACCGTCTTCATCGGCGGTATGCGCCAGCCCGAATTGGCGCGGTTGACGTCGTCGGAACTGCTCGCCAAGATCGACCAGGATTTGCGCGATCTGGCCGGCGTCAGCGGCGCGCCCGTGTTTCTCCGTCATACCTTTTGGCCGCGCGCCATCCCGCAATACGTCCTCGGCTACGAACGCTGGCAGGAGCAGTTCACCGCCCTGGAGAACCGCCACGCCCGCCTTTTCATCGGCGGCAACGCCCGCGACGGGATCTCCGTGCCGGATTGCGTGAAATCGGGGCTGCGGCTGGCGGAGCGAGCCTTGGACAAGTAA
- a CDS encoding energy transducer TonB, giving the protein MSPRFLLVLLIFVSVARLGATTDWPDADGVRFQGEPAAIFGSLALFRTTDPVLKRVPLRALSIEECQRFHQVLASRPARATRWSEAQSAATRELNGALKRLEYQYRRMIPADLSDRPEPELLVVIYGYHGDSGTWMLSNNLVPIHNRLQNVYPGLTATVFYGMWHNEQEHERVTIQSWTPWLVTDFKRQAEMPTLTRRAPPDGSAMVVMTRDGDLLLWARPLNLAAIRKFIDDLSDLVWAASPLNSRAWTDRAHYGRAVRSLAYASTDTGPELIGNPLRADGLRQRGVGRVTAKLEIDAEGKVTAATLQPDAAVPAKLAGPLTDALKRAMFLPAMNGGQAVASTSDYVLEVPPATPQADADLAWLDRSIRGEVPLLAWKTLGPIPVNEQEFSEIESVGPDGRVVLRAFEVSDRRVSRASQESAFNSDFFGETGAANVVPVDGQAQIVDGKAYAWKAIQSQNGYVNLQEGIYPRPEYCVGYAWTEIEVSADTQAWLGIGSDDGLKVWHNGELVNDRWTRRISRIDDDIVPLRLKAGKNHLLIKIQNVAGDWSFVTRLRFRDR; this is encoded by the coding sequence GTGTCACCCCGCTTCCTGCTTGTCCTGCTGATCTTCGTCAGCGTTGCGCGCCTCGGCGCGACCACCGACTGGCCCGATGCCGATGGCGTCCGTTTCCAGGGCGAACCGGCCGCGATCTTTGGCTCGCTCGCGCTGTTTCGCACCACCGACCCGGTGCTCAAGCGCGTGCCGCTGCGCGCGCTCTCAATCGAGGAATGTCAGCGTTTCCACCAAGTCCTGGCCAGCCGTCCGGCCCGCGCGACCCGTTGGTCGGAAGCGCAGAGCGCGGCGACCCGCGAACTCAACGGCGCCTTGAAACGCCTCGAATACCAATATCGCCGCATGATCCCGGCCGACCTCTCGGACCGGCCCGAGCCTGAGCTGCTCGTCGTCATCTACGGCTACCACGGCGACTCAGGCACCTGGATGCTCTCGAACAATCTCGTGCCGATCCATAACCGGCTGCAAAACGTCTATCCCGGTCTCACGGCCACGGTCTTCTATGGCATGTGGCACAACGAGCAGGAGCATGAGCGGGTCACCATCCAGTCTTGGACTCCGTGGCTGGTCACCGATTTCAAACGTCAGGCGGAGATGCCCACCCTCACCCGCCGGGCTCCGCCGGACGGCTCGGCCATGGTCGTCATGACGCGTGACGGCGACCTGCTGCTGTGGGCCCGTCCGCTCAACCTTGCGGCCATCCGGAAGTTTATCGACGACCTATCCGATCTGGTCTGGGCCGCCAGCCCGCTCAACAGCCGCGCCTGGACCGATCGGGCGCACTACGGCCGCGCCGTGCGCTCCCTTGCCTACGCCAGCACCGACACCGGCCCCGAGCTCATTGGCAATCCCCTCCGCGCCGACGGGCTGCGCCAGCGCGGCGTCGGTCGCGTCACCGCAAAGCTCGAAATCGACGCCGAGGGCAAGGTTACCGCCGCCACCCTGCAACCCGACGCCGCCGTGCCCGCGAAACTGGCCGGCCCGCTCACGGACGCGCTGAAACGCGCCATGTTCCTGCCCGCCATGAACGGGGGCCAAGCCGTCGCCTCCACCAGCGATTACGTGCTCGAGGTCCCGCCCGCCACTCCGCAGGCCGACGCCGACCTCGCATGGCTCGACCGCAGCATCCGGGGCGAAGTGCCGTTGCTGGCCTGGAAAACCCTCGGGCCGATCCCGGTCAACGAACAGGAGTTCAGCGAAATCGAAAGCGTCGGTCCCGACGGGCGGGTCGTGTTGCGTGCCTTCGAGGTCTCTGACCGGCGCGTTTCCCGTGCCTCGCAGGAGAGCGCGTTCAACAGTGATTTCTTCGGCGAGACCGGCGCCGCGAACGTTGTGCCCGTGGACGGACAGGCCCAGATCGTGGACGGCAAGGCCTATGCCTGGAAGGCGATCCAGTCGCAGAACGGCTATGTCAACCTGCAGGAAGGCATCTACCCGCGGCCGGAATACTGCGTCGGCTACGCGTGGACCGAGATCGAGGTCTCGGCCGACACCCAGGCCTGGCTTGGCATCGGCAGTGACGACGGCCTGAAGGTCTGGCACAACGGCGAACTCGTAAACGACCGCTGGACGCGCCGCATCAGCCGCATCGACGACGACATCGTGCCGCTGCGCCTGAAGGCCGGCAAAAACCACCTTTTGATCAAGATCCAGAATGTCGCCGGCGACTGGAGCTTCGTCACCCGCCTGCGCTTCCGCGACCGATGA
- a CDS encoding SLC13 family permease, with protein sequence MDPSPAPRSAPPDTSETGYDLRQRIGAGLGAVLFAAMLFLPPLGTLDAAATKVALLTALMAVLWVTEAAPIPATALLPLVLLPLLGIAPIRQAATPYADPVIYLFMGGFMLALAMERCRLHLRLALAIIATVGTNPRSLVLGFLCAGAFISMWTSNSATAMMLLPIGVSVYSLLQSSSAVRSGAGETGAALVLAIAYGSNIGGMGTLIGTPPNAVLKAYLERSHGISIGFGQWMMLGVPLILLALPVAWLILTRLSFRVPASGSAGVRDEIASARAKLGPLSRAEWTVAGAFVLAVTLWISREFWKGIPPLGPLLTDEVIAMGTALLLFFIPAGRGQGFVLSWSDMRKLPWDVLILFGGGLSLAAALEKTGLVLALAQALEGMNGWPPLAVVFLVTLVMIFATALTSNTATATAFLPVTGALALAVGQPALLLCVPVALAASADFMLPVGTPPNAIAYGSGLVPLPRMVRAGLWMNLTFALLLPVLMWTLGRWVFKL encoded by the coding sequence ATGGACCCCAGCCCGGCTCCCCGTTCCGCGCCCCCGGACACCTCGGAAACCGGTTACGATCTCCGACAGCGCATCGGCGCGGGTCTGGGGGCCGTTCTTTTCGCGGCCATGCTATTTTTGCCGCCGCTCGGGACGCTGGACGCCGCCGCCACCAAGGTCGCCCTGCTCACGGCCCTGATGGCCGTGTTGTGGGTGACCGAGGCCGCGCCCATCCCGGCCACCGCGTTGCTGCCGCTGGTCCTGCTGCCCCTGCTCGGCATCGCGCCTATCCGGCAGGCCGCCACGCCCTACGCCGATCCCGTCATCTACCTTTTCATGGGCGGCTTCATGCTCGCGCTGGCGATGGAGCGCTGCCGCCTGCACCTGCGGCTCGCACTCGCGATCATCGCCACCGTCGGCACGAACCCGCGCTCGCTTGTCCTGGGTTTCCTGTGCGCCGGTGCGTTCATCAGCATGTGGACAAGCAACTCCGCCACGGCGATGATGCTCCTGCCCATCGGCGTCAGCGTTTACTCCCTCCTGCAATCTTCCTCCGCCGTTCGATCCGGTGCAGGTGAGACCGGTGCCGCCCTGGTCCTGGCCATCGCGTATGGATCCAACATCGGCGGCATGGGCACGCTCATCGGCACGCCGCCCAATGCCGTGCTCAAGGCCTACCTCGAACGCTCACACGGGATCAGCATCGGCTTCGGCCAGTGGATGATGCTGGGCGTGCCTCTGATCCTGCTCGCCCTGCCCGTGGCGTGGCTGATCCTCACCCGCCTCAGTTTCCGCGTGCCCGCGAGTGGTTCGGCCGGCGTGCGCGATGAAATTGCCTCCGCCCGCGCCAAACTCGGGCCGCTGAGCCGGGCGGAATGGACGGTCGCCGGTGCCTTCGTGCTCGCGGTCACGCTCTGGATCAGCCGCGAGTTCTGGAAGGGAATCCCGCCGCTCGGCCCGCTGCTCACCGATGAGGTCATCGCCATGGGCACGGCGCTCCTCCTGTTTTTCATCCCGGCCGGACGCGGCCAAGGGTTCGTGCTGAGCTGGTCCGACATGAGGAAGCTGCCCTGGGACGTGCTTATCCTGTTCGGCGGCGGCCTGAGCCTCGCCGCTGCACTGGAAAAAACGGGCCTCGTGCTCGCGCTCGCCCAGGCCCTCGAGGGCATGAACGGCTGGCCACCGCTGGCGGTCGTATTTCTTGTGACCCTGGTCATGATTTTCGCCACGGCGCTCACCAGCAACACGGCCACCGCCACGGCATTTTTGCCGGTCACCGGTGCACTGGCGCTCGCCGTCGGCCAGCCGGCGCTGTTGCTGTGCGTGCCCGTCGCCCTGGCCGCGAGTGCCGACTTCATGCTGCCCGTCGGCACCCCGCCCAACGCCATCGCCTACGGCTCGGGCCTCGTGCCGCTGCCCCGCATGGTGCGCGCCGGTCTTTGGATGAACCTCACTTTCGCGCTTCTGCTGCCTGTGCTCATGTGGACGCTCGGCCGCTGGGTATTCAAACTTTGA
- the hemF gene encoding oxygen-dependent coproporphyrinogen oxidase, whose amino-acid sequence MPPDLNAVRSYLLALQDSICAALEMEDGRARFREDAWTRAEGGGGRSRVLSEGAVFEKAGVGFSHVSGASLPPSATASRPELAGKAFHALGVSLVIHPRNPYVPTSHMNVRFFTTAAAANQGGPIENQKSKIENPTWWFGGGFDLTPYYGFAEDCVHWHRTAQAATGEHYPRFKKWCDDYFYLKHRAEPRGVGGVFFDDFNAPGFEASFSLMRAVGDAFIPAYLPIVKKRKATPHGERERDFQLYRRGRYVEFNLVWDRGTHFGLQSGGRTESILMSLPPLVAWRYDWKPDAGTPEARLYDVFLQPRNWADE is encoded by the coding sequence ATGCCGCCCGATCTGAACGCCGTCCGCTCCTACCTGCTCGCCCTGCAGGACTCGATCTGCGCCGCCCTGGAAATGGAGGACGGCCGCGCCCGCTTCAGGGAAGATGCCTGGACCCGCGCCGAAGGCGGCGGCGGCCGTTCACGGGTGCTCAGCGAGGGCGCGGTGTTCGAGAAGGCCGGTGTCGGCTTCTCCCACGTTTCCGGCGCCTCGCTGCCCCCCTCCGCCACCGCCAGCCGCCCTGAACTCGCCGGCAAAGCCTTTCATGCCCTAGGCGTATCCTTGGTGATCCATCCGCGCAACCCCTACGTCCCCACGTCGCACATGAACGTGCGCTTCTTTACGACGGCAGCGGCGGCGAACCAAGGTGGACCAATCGAAAATCAAAAATCAAAAATCGAAAATCCGACCTGGTGGTTCGGCGGCGGCTTTGACCTCACGCCCTATTACGGCTTCGCAGAGGACTGCGTTCACTGGCATCGCACCGCGCAGGCTGCGACCGGGGAGCACTACCCGCGCTTCAAGAAGTGGTGCGACGATTACTTCTACCTCAAACACCGCGCCGAGCCGCGCGGCGTGGGCGGCGTGTTCTTCGACGATTTCAACGCCCCGGGCTTCGAGGCGAGTTTCTCGCTCATGCGGGCGGTCGGCGACGCCTTCATCCCCGCCTACCTGCCCATCGTGAAAAAGCGCAAAGCCACGCCGCACGGCGAACGTGAGCGCGACTTCCAGCTTTACCGCCGCGGCCGCTACGTGGAGTTCAACCTCGTCTGGGACCGCGGCACGCACTTCGGCCTGCAGAGCGGCGGACGCACCGAATCCATCCTCATGTCCCTGCCTCCGCTCGTCGCCTGGCGCTACGACTGGAAACCCGACGCCGGCACGCCGGAGGCCCGGCTCTACGACGTGTTCCTCCAACCGCGCAACTGGGCGGATGAATAG
- a CDS encoding pyruvate carboxylase, whose translation MTKLLVANRSEIAIRVFRAATELGIPTVAIYAHEDRLGVHRFKADEAYLIGAGKGPVAAYLDIPGIVALAKAKGVTHIHPGYGFLSENAAFARACAYAGITFVGPRPELLDMMGDKTAARALAQKLSVPVLPGTEEPVSDPAEAMKLARKIGFPLIIKAAFGGGGRGMRVVHKEEDLRARLDEAQGEAATAFGNPAVFLEKFLPRAKHIEVQVIGDRHGNVLHLHERDCSVQRRHQKVIEIAPSYGLPEQVRKELCESAVRLAKEIRYDNAGTLEYLVNADNPAEWYFIEMNPRIQVEHTVTEIVTGVDIVRSQILIAQGHTLHGPELDLPVQAEVPRIGYAVQARITTEDPANKFTPDYGKIVSYRSAAGLGIRLDGAMGDTGSVITPFYDSLLVKLTAFGPKWGIALQRMDRALKEFRIRGVKTNIPFLENVITHTDFKSGAVTTGFIDHNPGLFEFKQRRDRATKVLAFLGDIVVNGNPHVKGRRPAKVPTQPAAPSFPPELPPPAGSRQLLQKLGPKKFAQWVRAEKRLLVTDTTMRDAHQSLMAARVRTYDMLRVADAVARRTPNLFSLECWGGATFDTSMRFLREDPYERLSALRSRVPNILFQMLLRGANAVGYSFYPDNVVRGYVKHAAAAGVDLFRVFDSLNYLPNLYVALDAVLETNALAEAAVCYTGDLLDPKRDKYSLKYYVQMAKDLEKRGAHLLAIKDMAGLCRPYAAAKLVKTLREEVGLPIHFHTHDTSGIASASVIAAVDAGVDVVDLALASMSGSTSQPNLNSIVAALAHTKRDTGLNLDTLNEFSGYWEQVRDLYAPFDSAPRAGSAEVYQHEMPGGQYTNLKEQAASMGLGARWPEVVRTYAEVNLLFGDIVKVTPSSKVVGDMALFLVSRGIKTADVVNLEPGSMPFPASVVDMLAGELGQPPGGWPKKLQKVVLGARQPRRGRPGANLPPVDLEKEKEALHKKLKIEVGDAALYSHLMYPEVFADFAKFQVTYGDVSAVPTRAFLYGLSVGEEITVEIEEGKTLFIKLINVSEVDRDGFRTLNFELNGRPRETRVADRSVATPAKVRTKADPADALQIGAPIPGLVTALAVSVGAKVTKGDKLLTLEAMKMQTTLYASATGMVKEVLASVGDTVESKDLLVRLQA comes from the coding sequence ATGACCAAGCTGCTTGTTGCCAACCGGAGCGAGATCGCCATCCGCGTCTTCCGCGCCGCCACCGAACTCGGCATCCCGACCGTTGCCATCTATGCCCACGAGGACCGCCTCGGCGTGCACCGTTTCAAGGCCGATGAGGCCTACCTGATCGGCGCGGGCAAGGGCCCGGTCGCGGCTTACCTCGACATCCCCGGCATCGTGGCGCTGGCCAAGGCCAAGGGCGTGACGCACATCCACCCGGGCTACGGCTTCCTGTCGGAGAACGCCGCCTTCGCGCGCGCCTGTGCCTATGCGGGCATTACCTTCGTCGGTCCGCGGCCTGAGCTGCTCGACATGATGGGCGACAAGACCGCCGCCCGCGCGCTCGCCCAGAAACTCAGCGTGCCTGTGCTGCCCGGCACCGAGGAACCGGTGAGTGACCCGGCCGAGGCCATGAAGCTCGCGCGCAAGATCGGTTTCCCGCTCATTATCAAGGCGGCCTTCGGTGGTGGCGGACGCGGCATGCGCGTCGTGCACAAGGAGGAGGACTTGCGCGCCCGCCTCGACGAGGCGCAGGGCGAGGCCGCCACGGCCTTCGGCAACCCGGCCGTCTTCCTCGAGAAGTTCCTCCCGCGCGCCAAGCACATTGAGGTGCAGGTGATCGGCGACCGCCACGGCAACGTCCTCCATCTCCACGAACGCGACTGCTCCGTCCAGCGCCGTCACCAGAAGGTCATCGAGATCGCGCCTTCCTATGGCCTGCCTGAGCAGGTGCGCAAGGAGCTCTGCGAGTCGGCCGTGCGGCTGGCCAAGGAGATCCGTTACGACAACGCCGGCACGCTCGAATACCTCGTCAACGCCGACAACCCGGCGGAGTGGTATTTCATCGAGATGAACCCGCGCATCCAGGTGGAGCACACGGTGACGGAGATCGTCACCGGCGTGGACATCGTGCGTTCGCAGATCCTCATCGCGCAGGGCCACACCCTGCACGGCCCGGAGCTGGACCTGCCGGTGCAGGCCGAGGTGCCTCGCATCGGCTACGCGGTGCAGGCCCGTATCACGACGGAGGATCCGGCGAACAAGTTCACGCCCGACTACGGCAAGATCGTCAGCTACCGCAGCGCCGCCGGGCTCGGCATCCGCCTCGACGGCGCGATGGGCGACACGGGCAGCGTCATCACGCCGTTCTATGATTCACTGTTGGTGAAACTGACCGCCTTTGGTCCTAAATGGGGCATCGCACTCCAGCGCATGGACCGTGCGCTGAAGGAATTCCGCATCCGCGGGGTGAAGACCAACATCCCGTTCCTCGAGAACGTGATCACGCATACCGACTTCAAGTCCGGCGCGGTCACCACCGGGTTCATTGACCACAACCCTGGGCTCTTCGAGTTCAAGCAGCGCCGCGACCGCGCGACCAAGGTGCTGGCCTTCCTCGGCGACATTGTCGTCAACGGCAACCCGCATGTGAAAGGCCGTCGCCCGGCCAAGGTGCCCACGCAGCCCGCGGCGCCGTCGTTCCCGCCCGAACTGCCGCCGCCGGCCGGTTCGCGCCAGCTTCTGCAGAAACTCGGGCCGAAGAAGTTCGCCCAGTGGGTGCGGGCCGAGAAGCGCCTGCTCGTCACCGACACGACCATGCGCGATGCCCATCAGTCGCTCATGGCGGCCCGCGTGCGCACTTACGACATGCTCCGCGTGGCCGATGCCGTCGCCCGCCGCACGCCGAACCTCTTTAGCCTCGAGTGCTGGGGCGGCGCGACCTTCGACACCTCGATGCGCTTCCTGCGCGAGGATCCCTACGAGCGTCTGTCCGCACTGCGCTCCCGCGTGCCAAACATCCTGTTCCAGATGCTGCTGCGCGGCGCCAACGCTGTCGGCTACAGCTTCTATCCCGACAACGTCGTGCGCGGCTACGTGAAGCACGCGGCCGCGGCCGGCGTGGACCTTTTCCGCGTCTTCGACTCGCTCAACTACCTGCCCAACCTCTACGTGGCCCTCGACGCCGTGCTGGAGACGAACGCGCTCGCGGAGGCGGCGGTCTGCTACACCGGCGACCTGCTCGACCCGAAGCGCGACAAATACTCGCTCAAATACTACGTGCAGATGGCGAAGGACCTTGAGAAGCGCGGCGCCCACCTGCTCGCGATCAAGGACATGGCCGGTCTGTGCAGGCCCTACGCCGCGGCGAAGTTGGTGAAAACCCTGCGCGAGGAGGTCGGTCTGCCGATCCATTTCCATACGCACGACACCAGCGGCATCGCCTCGGCCTCGGTCATTGCCGCGGTGGACGCAGGCGTGGACGTCGTGGACCTCGCGCTCGCCTCGATGTCGGGCTCGACCAGCCAGCCCAACCTCAACTCGATCGTCGCCGCGCTCGCCCACACCAAGCGCGACACAGGGTTGAACCTCGACACGCTCAACGAATTCTCCGGTTACTGGGAACAGGTGCGCGACCTCTACGCGCCGTTCGACTCGGCTCCCCGGGCCGGCAGCGCCGAGGTTTACCAGCACGAGATGCCCGGCGGCCAATACACCAATCTCAAGGAGCAGGCCGCCTCGATGGGTCTCGGCGCCCGCTGGCCCGAGGTCGTGCGCACCTACGCCGAGGTGAATCTGCTGTTCGGCGACATCGTGAAGGTCACGCCCTCGTCCAAGGTGGTCGGTGACATGGCTCTCTTCCTCGTCTCACGCGGCATCAAGACCGCCGACGTGGTCAACCTGGAGCCCGGCTCGATGCCGTTCCCGGCCTCGGTCGTGGACATGCTGGCCGGCGAACTCGGCCAGCCTCCCGGTGGCTGGCCCAAGAAGCTGCAGAAAGTCGTGCTCGGCGCCCGCCAGCCTCGGCGCGGACGTCCCGGTGCAAACCTGCCGCCCGTCGACCTCGAAAAGGAAAAGGAGGCGCTGCACAAGAAGCTCAAGATCGAGGTCGGCGACGCGGCGCTCTACAGCCACCTGATGTATCCCGAGGTGTTCGCCGACTTCGCGAAGTTCCAAGTTACCTACGGCGACGTCAGCGCCGTGCCTACGCGGGCATTTCTCTACGGGCTGTCCGTCGGCGAGGAAATCACGGTCGAGATCGAGGAGGGCAAGACGCTCTTCATCAAACTCATCAACGTCAGCGAAGTGGACCGCGACGGCTTCCGCACGCTGAACTTCGAGCTGAACGGCCGTCCGCGCGAAACCCGCGTCGCCGACAGGTCAGTGGCCACTCCCGCCAAGGTTCGCACCAAGGCTGATCCGGCCGACGCGCTCCAGATCGGCGCGCCGATTCCGGGCCTGGTCACCGCGCTCGCCGTCAGTGTCGGCGCCAAGGTCACCAAGGGCGACAAGCTGCTCACGCTCGAGGCCATGAAAATGCAGACCACGCTCTACGCCTCCGCCACCGGCATGGTGAAAGAGGTCCTCGCGTCCGTCGGCGACACCGTCGAAAGCAAGGACCTGCTCGTGCGCTTGCAGGCCTGA
- the hemE gene encoding uroporphyrinogen decarboxylase gives MTSRERFLAATACQPLDRPPVWVMRQAGRYLPEYRALKGKHSFVEMVRTPELAAEVTLQPLRRFALDAAIIFSDILVIPEALGQKYQFREGGGIGMEFRLETRAQLDRLDPTGVQFRLDYVGKALARVKAELKGERALLGFGGSPWTLATYMVEGGSSDDYVRIKELFYTDRPFFDALMEKLTAALIEYFQMQIRCGADAIQLFDSWGGIIAGQDYEAASLRWMRAIIAALPKDFPIILYAKGVNSQLTDLAFSGARVLGVDWTADLSVVRRLVPANIALQGNLDPVLMNTTPDIVRRETTRLLESLRGAPGHILNLGHGIMPQAKIECMEALVDTVTRWK, from the coding sequence ATGACCAGTCGCGAACGATTCCTCGCCGCCACCGCCTGCCAACCGCTCGACCGCCCGCCCGTCTGGGTGATGCGCCAGGCCGGCCGCTACCTGCCCGAATACCGCGCCCTGAAGGGCAAGCACTCCTTCGTCGAAATGGTGCGAACGCCCGAACTCGCCGCCGAGGTCACGCTCCAACCGCTCCGCCGCTTCGCGCTCGATGCGGCCATCATCTTCTCCGACATCCTCGTGATCCCCGAGGCGCTCGGACAGAAATACCAGTTCCGCGAGGGCGGCGGCATCGGCATGGAATTCCGCCTGGAAACCCGCGCGCAGCTCGACCGGCTCGACCCGACGGGCGTGCAGTTCCGCCTCGATTACGTGGGCAAGGCCCTGGCGCGCGTGAAGGCCGAGCTCAAAGGCGAGCGCGCCCTGCTCGGCTTCGGCGGCTCCCCGTGGACGCTCGCCACCTACATGGTCGAGGGCGGCAGCTCCGACGATTACGTCCGCATCAAGGAGCTGTTCTACACCGACCGGCCGTTCTTCGACGCGCTGATGGAAAAACTCACCGCCGCGCTCATCGAGTATTTCCAGATGCAGATCCGCTGCGGCGCCGACGCCATCCAGCTCTTCGACTCGTGGGGCGGTATCATCGCGGGGCAGGATTACGAGGCCGCCTCGCTCCGCTGGATGCGCGCGATCATCGCGGCCCTGCCGAAGGATTTCCCGATCATCCTCTACGCCAAGGGCGTCAACTCCCAGCTCACCGACCTCGCCTTCAGCGGCGCGCGTGTGCTCGGCGTGGACTGGACGGCCGATCTGTCCGTCGTGCGCCGCCTCGTGCCGGCCAACATCGCCTTGCAGGGCAATCTCGACCCGGTGCTGATGAACACCACGCCCGACATCGTGCGTCGCGAGACCACCCGCCTGCTCGAATCCCTGCGCGGCGCCCCTGGCCACATCCTCAACCTCGGCCATGGCATCATGCCCCAGGCCAAGATCGAGTGCATGGAAGCCCTCGTGGACACGGTCACCCGCTGGAAATGA